GGCACATACTCTAGTTTGTCTCCTCTCAACTAGatggatgtgtatgtgtgtgtgtgtgtgtgtgcacgcgcacgcACATGCAATGTATACATCTCTGCATACAGGCATTTACTCATATGTATGCACCAGGCAAGTTCTCCTCAGGCAGGCACATACTCTAGTTTGTCTCCTCTCAACTAGatggatgtgtatgtgtgtgtgtgtgtgtgtgcacgcacatgcaATGTATGCATCTCTGCATACAGGCATTTACTCATATGTGTGCTCCAGGCAAGTTCTCCTCAGGGGTGTCTTCTCACACAAAGTCACACAGACACACCCTGTCTTACTCAGTCATACTTCCCCACGTATGGTCACACAGacaggacacagacacacacacacacacacacacacacacacacacacacacagtcagaaagagaaaacatCCAATATAGCATTGTTCATTTCGTTTTTCCATTTACAAAATCCAATGGTGAATCCAGGcagttagaaaaaagaaatggaggaaaacCCTCCTGAGTGTACCCTAtctaccccccacccccttggtcttcccaccccacccctcggAAAGGCACCCCTATCACTATCACTGAGAGAACAggtaccccccccccactcccagcCTCTCAGCCACTCTGGCCTGCCTTTCCAGGGTCACTCCACAGCTAGGCTCATTAATGTCTCTCCTGCCTAGAGTGCCCTCCTCATTTCTTTTGGGTCAAGGCTTCCCCAGTTCAGGGGCTGTCTTGGGGTAGGGAGGGATCTTAGGACAGGGGCTTCTGTAAGAAAGGTAAAGGGGGGTGGATAAATACAGATAGATCCCTGCCCCTGAAGGAAATTATAGGGGGACAGAAAGCCTGGGCAAGGCCAGGTAAAGGAGTGCCAACTTGGCTTACCAATTCACAGAACTAGCCTTGAAGTAAGCCCAGAGTAGATTCTGTCCCTGGAGGGAGGCTTGGAAACTCCCACCTAAGTAATCTGGTTGCAGTCTGCTCCACTTTGGGTGTAGGTAAGggtggaaaggaggaagggattGAAGGATTGTTGTGAGGAAGGACAATTGGGGCTGACCCAGAAGGCCAAGGGCTACCAAGGAGGGGCTTGTGGCCCAAGGCTTTAGGGGGACAAAAAGAGGTCAGATAGGAATGGACTCAAGTCCACAGTGCCTTGGGGTTTATACCACTATCAGTTACCAAGGCCCCAAAAGAATTCTCATCTTCAGAAGAGTAGTATGAACCTGGGAGAAATTCTGGGGTTGAATTCAGCTCTGACCTCAGGCTCTGGGATCCAAGGTACTCTGGGGAGTTCAGCTTCTTCCCTACACATCTGAGGGGCTACTCCTGCCTGCATGACACCTACAGCCCTAGTGGGGCTGGAGTGGGTTTCCATCCTCAGGAAGAAGAGTTATTGGGCTAGGGATCCAGGAGATGGTGTGAGAGAATGTGGCTACGCTCGATCTCTTCAGCTCAAGGAGTTCAGCTCACATCCTACTCTTTACCTAGTTTTTTGGGCCCATCATGGGGGCCCTTTTCTCTACCCTCTTGGCTTCTCAAATAGATCCTCAAGAAGCACTAGAGAGGTCTGGAcatggtggggagggagagaagactGGGCTTGGGACCAGCATTAGCCAAAAACGACATTGCACACAACATAGCAATAGACATCCTTGCTCCCTGGGGACCTAGCACCCCTTTTGGTCCCTCTTGTTGGCAACCTTGGATAAGTTTCTCCCTAAACATCCAGGCCTTGCTAAAGGACTTGGAAGGGGAGGGTGCCTGGGAGCAGAAGGGGCAATAAGAGCTCTGGAATTCTATTTTACAGGACAAATTTCCCCCTTCTGGACAATGTCAGAAGGAGAGACATTAAAGCAAGAAAGCCTGCCTCCTTATCTGTTAGTAGAAAAACCtgcattttcagttttgttttctttttctgaattgtcagagagagagagagagagagagagagagagagagagagagagagactgtagAAGTAGAGAAGGAGGCTGCAGAGACAGGCCCCACAAAACTAGGATGCCTCTTTCCCAGTCCCCCACCCTAGGGTGGTATTGGCAAAGGTGCCTGGATTATGGGTGGTtcgaggggctggggctggagctcagaaAAGAAGGCTCCTGTATGGGGCCCCACCCCTCCCTTGTTGTTGGCCCCACCATGGTGGCCATGACCTTTTCCCTGCCTGTCTGCCTACCCGCCTGCTTCACATGACACAGTAGGGTTCTCTGGGAGCCGGGGCACCTCCTGTGCCCCAGCAAGGGGCATGAGTCCTCAGGCACTTCTTGAGGTCCTTGTTGAGCAGGAAGCAGACGATTGGGTTGACAGCAGCCTGGGCGAAGCTCATCCAAACAGCGGTGGCCAGGTAGCGGTGGGGCACAGCACAGGCTTTCACAAACACTCGCCAGTAGCAGGCCACGATGTAGGGTGAccagaggagcaggaagagcaGTGTGATCGCGTAGAACATGCGACCCAGCTGCTTTTCACCCTTGACCTCGTCCATGCCCAGCAGCCGCCGGCTGGCCGCATGCCCATTCTGCCGGATACCCAGCAGGGTTGGTGGCATGGGCCCACGGCCAAAGCCGGCGATCCAGTTGGCAGCAGCCTGGCCTGTGGCCCCAGGGCCATGGAATGTCCAGTTCTGGCTAATGGCTGGCACCATCTGCACTGGCTTCATCTTGCGGTGACGGTACTCGAAGAGGAGCAGCTTGCCATAGACAGCATGTGTGGCTGCCATGAGCACGGCCAACATAAGCATGAAGCCCAGCGTGTCATTGGCCTTGAAGTAGCGATGCTCAAAGATGCATTGGTCCTCCTCCCGGATAAACTTGTAGGTGCCCACGTCGAAGACGGGTGGGAAGGCCATGGCCACAGACAGAGTCCAGGCCATGCAGATGACAGCTGCGCATGTCCAGAGTGTCATGCGCTTGGCGTAGAAGCGGTGGTGGGCAATGGCCATGTAGCGGGTAACGCTGATGCAGAACAGCATGAAGGCCGCATGGAAGCAAAAGAGCACAGCCATAAAGGCCACAATCTTACAGCTCAGTGCACTGAAGGTCCATGAGGAGCCGTGGCGCACAGAAGCCAGCACAAAAGGGAAGCAGACGGCAGAGCGTATGCCATCAGCTAGGCACAGGTCCAGCAGAAAGTAGTAAGGAGCCTTGTGCAGGGCACGCTCCTTGAGCACCAGCAGGGACAAGATGGCGTTGCCCGCAAGGCTCACGCACATGATCAGTCCCAGCAGCACCAGCTTCACGTAAGCCGATGCTGACGGCGGGGACAGTGCGCCGCTCACCTCCTCGGGCTCTCCGGTGGTGTTGGCCATACTGAGGGGCAAGGGCTACTCCCAACCCTAGGGGGTCAGCCAGTCCGGTACTTGATGGGCCCTGGGGGACTCCATCAGTTGTCCTGCTGGGCTGCACCTGTAAGTGGGGACGGTGAgggagacacagacacagagagacagagaagtgaggacaggagagaaacagaaaaatgcaCACAAATATGTGGAGACAGTAggaaggaatgagagagagagaaatggtgaCGAAGTTATAAACAACACAGATGTGGAAAGGATAAGAGGATAAAAAAGAGTGATATGAAACAGAGATAAATGAGAGACAGTGAGAAATGGGTGGAAAGGAAAGGTGAGGAAGAAACATAAAGGCCAGGGTTAGTGTGTCTGTGAACCCTTCCCACTGACTCCCTAGTTAGGGTCAGGCCCTGAGTCTGGCCCTGAGTCTAGCCCACTCCTGCTCCTACCCCTTCCTTGCTGGGTGCAGATGCTTCATCTCTTTGGATGTCCTCAGTTACCCATTTCCTACACTTGTGCATCTGTGGGGACAGGAATGTTGTTGGGGctcctttccccctttttaaagCCTCAAAGTTGTGTTAAAACTTTTTTGACCACCACCCACAGTAAAAAGGATATTTTACACCACAACCCAGTACACACACAACTCAGCAAGTTTCAAAAAACAGAACTGATCCCATGTGTAGTGTACtccattctattttattacttttttctttcttttctcctccccccccatcacttccttcctttcttccttccttccttttgtactggggattgaacccaggggccttttaccattgagctacatctccaggccttttaattttttaccttgagacagggtcttacttaggtacttagagccttgctaagttgctgaagttgtcctcaaacttttttttttttattgattgttcaaaacattacagagctcatgataaatcatctttcatacatttgactcaattgggttttgaactcccatttctaccccaaatacagattgcagaatcacatctattacatactcacatttctacataatggcatattagtgactgttgtattctgctacctttcctgtcctcaaacttttgatccttctgcctcagcctccctggttgatgggatcataggtgtgtgccaccatgcatggcttctatttcatcttttttaaaaaacatgctgGCAGTCATTCATCAAATagatttctgtttaaaattttttcttaggaTAACAaggcttctttaaaaaattttgttgttgttgtatattgacacaatatctttattttatttatttatttttatgtggtgctgaggattaaacccaatgcctcacatgtactaggcaagtgctctaccactgagctacaaccccggcTCCTAGATTTCTTTATTCAAGATCAGATACGCATTCAGCACGCTCCAGGAACAATGGAAAGATTAGTGTCACAAAAGTAGCATAGGTGAGGGAGACAGTGGTAGGAGGTAAGGTCATACACGTGTCCAAGGTCAAGTAGTATAGACTGTGGGCCATGAAGAGGACTTTGGTTTTTACTTTGGGTGAGATGAGGAATATGCATGAATACACAGATGAAAGCATGCTTGtatgtgttcattcattcattgaaaaaatatttatttgttgagtatctactgtatgccaggcactattctaagtacTGAGGACAAGACAGATAAACAAGACAGATGAAGATCCCTGCCCTTGTGAAGATGACACTGAGACACAGGCGAAGTTGGTATATCAGATGATGACAAATTCCTATGAATAAACATAAAGGAGGGAAGAATAGGAAGTACTAGGGCTGGGAAAGGTATTGCAGTCTTTGATGAGGCAGACAGGGAAATTTTCACTGAGGAAATGTTATTTGAGCAAAGACCTGAAGGAAGTGAGGAAGAGAGTCACATGGCTATTTGAGGGAAGAGAAATCCAGGCAATAGGAACAACCTgaacaaaggccctggggtggggcaATGTATGGCACATTTGagaaaaagcaaggaaggagTTGGTAGAACAGAATGAACAAAGGGCAAGTGCTTCCAGGTGAGGTCAGAAAGGTGGCAAGGAAAGACCACAGAGGCCATGGTAAGGACTTTGACTTTGACTCACAATGAAATGGGTTTTGAGCAGAGGTGAGGTGTGATATGATTTAGGACTGAACAGGATCCCACTTGCTGCTGAGAACAGATCATATGGTGCAATGGTGGAAGTGGGGAGACTAATCAGAGGATCCTGCAGTAATACAGGTGAGAGGAGAGGTCACAACATTCCCATTCCTGgttctctcctttattttttcttcctagaatttCTCTTGCTAACACacgatataatttatttttaaaatatttttttagctatagttgaacacataatctttattttatttatttatttttatgtggtgctgaggattgaacccaggcctcacacatgctaggcaagcaccctaccgctgagccacaacctcagccctatatAGGAGCAGTACAGAGCACACAGTAGGTTCTCAGAAATGATGTCAAATAAATTGACTGAGGGACTAAATGGGCTGGTGAGTAGAGAGGACTCCCTGGGGGCATCCATGTAGGATTTGCTGAAAGAATGGCCTGGGGATTGTGTCTGGTAGTGAGAGTGGCACAGCTGAGCTTGGGGAAATCAGGAGAGGATCTGGTGTGTGCAGGTACAGAATTTTGGGATTTGATAAGGCAACTGGGCAGAGCCCAGAGGGAAGGTAGCTGAGCTACTTGAACAGAAGCTGGAGAAACTCACAATTgctattggggctggggctgggctgggctgggctagAGGAGGTGGAGCTTAAATGGATATTTTCCTACCACCTCCTTTCTAAAGTTTTCTCTCTATATTATTTCCTGACCCAGTCCTACCTAGTCTGCCACAGCCTCCTAGAACcagttgtgggttttttttgtcttttgttttttgtttggttttgttttttatggttcTGTGAAGTCTCAGAGTCATTGGCTTACTGGCATAGGAGGGGTCTAGGACAGGTGTTAGGAGAAGGAGGGTTGGGCTCTCTTTCAGTCCCTCAAGTTCTGGTGGCCCCCTCTCAGAACTGGAGGGCAGCCTTCATCTGggtatgtgtacatgtgcataCACCCATGCCTGTGCACAagtatgtgcacatacacacacactccttaGCCTTTAGGGGAGGCAAGAGGAAAGGGACAGAAATAGAGACTGAATGTAAGAGAAATTTAGAGAGACACAtagtgaaagaaaagagaggtgtgtgtgtgtgagagagagacagatggaGACACAGGAGGGGGAAAGAGAtaaacagagaaagaggagaaaggaagagattgaaatagagacagaaaggggaagaagagtgAGAAAAAAGATACAGACAGGCACATAGAGAAACATcacaacagaaaatgaaaaggaatagaGTCAGAGATAGAaaaggagaggggggaaaaagagggaTGACAACAGAAAGAAAGATCTAGAAGACTAGAGAGAGATGGTAAATGAAAGATagagagacaaaaataaagatgGGGGGAAACAGAGAGACACGCTAAGACTGAGAAGGTGAATAATGAGTAACCCTGAGTCTCAGTGGAAACAAAagctaaaacagaaaaaaacccaaacaaataataataaaaaaaacccttaCAAAACAATGGCAGCAAACAAAGCCCTGGTGTTTCTGGGAAAACTGGGGAGATTGTTGTAAGTGACGATGGGGTGCTCCTGAGCACAGACTAGCAGCCACAACTGGGTCCCAGCTAAGGCTAAGGATGTGTGTGCACCCACAGATCACACCTGTGCTGGTGCCTGGGCACTCTCACATGCAAACATACACACTTGCAGATTTCCACAAACACAACCTGTGGCTATGGAGCCTTTTGGACAGCAACCAACTCATACATGAATAACaaacacattctctctctttctctcctgggcacgcatgcacacacaagcGCGCACGCGCCcgtgcacaacacacacacacacacacacacacacacacacacacacacgagatgGAAGTCGATCTTATACTCTGCCTCTTCACACAGGGACACAGTGTACAATGCCTAAGAACCAGTGCCTTTCTCAACAAAGCCATTGCTGCCCCCTAGGGGACATTTTGGAAATTTGTAGGAGCATTTTTGGTTGCCACAATAATGGAGTGTAAGGTGTCCTATTTAGGGGTCTAGGGCAAGGATGCTGGCCAGCCAGTGATCTGCATGGCAATACCACACCACCACCATATGTCCTGCATCCCTTAGGACTTTGAACTTATAATTAACAGAAGCTAGACTGTAACCTACTTCAGTcaaatgccatttcttttttctggttcTAATATACCCTGAATTATCCAGGAATGTGTCTGTCTTTGTAAGTCGAGATGAGACTGTCCTTTGGTTTGTGGTGCACTTCCCTTGGCACGATTTACTATTTTGTAAACTCTCATCCAAATGATTTTGCCTATCATTTTCCTGAACTTTCCCCCATCTCCTaaatccatatttatttattatagggTCTTATGAGCCACTAATTTCTTTCTTGAATATCCTAAAGAGTGCCACACCCAAGCATTTACAtattgaaatatacattattttcttataagtcatttcccttttatttcatattagtattatagttaataaaatatgcatattgtaTAAAATACTATAtgagcccagtgtggtggtgcacttaaaattctagtgacttggggccagggttgtggctc
This window of the Urocitellus parryii isolate mUroPar1 chromosome X, mUroPar1.hap1, whole genome shotgun sequence genome carries:
- the Gpr173 gene encoding putative G-protein coupled receptor 173, which codes for MANTTGEPEEVSGALSPPSASAYVKLVLLGLIMCVSLAGNAILSLLVLKERALHKAPYYFLLDLCLADGIRSAVCFPFVLASVRHGSSWTFSALSCKIVAFMAVLFCFHAAFMLFCISVTRYMAIAHHRFYAKRMTLWTCAAVICMAWTLSVAMAFPPVFDVGTYKFIREEDQCIFEHRYFKANDTLGFMLMLAVLMAATHAVYGKLLLFEYRHRKMKPVQMVPAISQNWTFHGPGATGQAAANWIAGFGRGPMPPTLLGIRQNGHAASRRLLGMDEVKGEKQLGRMFYAITLLFLLLWSPYIVACYWRVFVKACAVPHRYLATAVWMSFAQAAVNPIVCFLLNKDLKKCLRTHAPCWGTGGAPAPREPYCVM